In the genome of Arthrobacter alpinus, the window CTCGGAGGCACCGTTGACGACGCCCGGCTGGCCGGTAAAGGAAGGGTCTGAGGCCACGAAGCCAACAACCTTAACAATGCGGGTGACTCGATCGAGGTCGCCGATGACGCTCTTCAGCGCGGCGATGGCGTTGATGGCGCAAATCGCTGCGAGGGCTTTTGCGTCCTCAGCGGAAACCGCCGCGCCCACTTTGCCCGAAGCTGTGAGTTTGCCGTCAACAAAAGGCAGCTGCCCGGAGGTGTAAACATGGTTCCCAGAGATCACAGCAGGCACATAGACAGCTACCGGCGCAGCCACAGCGGGCAGGACTAGGCCAAGCTCCGCAATCCGAGCCTCAATGCGTGAAGTTCCTTGATTTGGCAAGGTATTCACGGCTAGGCCTTCTCTCGTTTAAGGTACGCAACAAGGCCTTTTCCGTCGGGTCCGGGGACAACCTGAACCAGCTCCCAGCCGTCATCACCCCACTGGTCAAGAATTGCCTTCGTGGCGTGGATAATCAGCGGAATCGTAGAGTACTCCCATTTGGTCATACATCAAAGCGTATCCCCTGCCGCTAAACTGGGAAAATGGCAGCAAAAAAACACCCCATTTTCGATACCGCCACAACTCTGGGTAAATTGGTCGCTTTCCTGGGCATCAGCACCATTTGTGGTGTGCTGGTCGCAGGACTGATGGTTCCGGCCGTCGCCTTGGCGGGCGGCACGGCCACCTCTTCCATCTCATTTTTTGACGATCTCCCGGATGAGATGAAGTTTGAAACTCCGGCGCTGTCATCGAAAATTCTTGCTGCTGACGGCTCCGTTATGGCGACATTCTATGATCAGAACCGCACCGAGGTTCCGCTCGATAGCATCTCGCCCTTTATGCAGGACGCGATCGTCGCCGTTGAGGACTCTCGTTTCTACGAGCACGGCGGCATCGACACACGCGGGCTCATGCGCGCTGTGACCTCCATGGCCAAGGGTGGTGGACGCCAGGGTGCCTCCACCATTACTCAGCAATACGTCAGCAACGTCATTAACCAGACCTACGCTGCCAACGGGGAACTGGAAAAGGTTAAGCAGGGCGATGGCAAGGGTGTTGGCGACAAGGTCCGCGAGATCAAGCTCGCCATCGCCGTTGACAAGCAACTGTCCAAGGAGGAAATCCTGCAGGGATA includes:
- a CDS encoding RidA family protein, whose product is MNTLPNQGTSRIEARIAELGLVLPAVAAPVAVYVPAVISGNHVYTSGQLPFVDGKLTASGKVGAAVSAEDAKALAAICAINAIAALKSVIGDLDRVTRIVKVVGFVASDPSFTGQPGVVNGASELLGQVFGEAGVHSRSAVGVSVLPLDSPVEVELIAEFQ